The following is a genomic window from Mycobacterium parmense.
TTCGTCCGCGAGGCCGCACTGGCCAAGCGGCTCGGGGCCGACAAGGGCATGCAGATCGGCCTGGACGGCGTGCAACTGCTCGGCGGCCACGGCTTCACCAAGGAACACCCCGTCGAGCGCTGGTACCGCGACCTACGGGCCATCGGCGTCGCCGAGGGCGTCACCGTCATCTGAGAGTCATCTAGGTAGTCATCGCATCGAGCCGAAAGTCTGATCATGGCAATCAATCTGGAACTGCCCCGCAAGCTGCAGTCGGTGGTGGTCACGACGCACCAGGGTGCCGCCGAGCTGATGCGGCCGATCGGCCGCAAGTACGACCTCGCCGAACACGCCTACCCCGTCGAGCTCGACACGCTGTTCAGCATGTTCGAGGGCGCCTCGGCCTCCAACGACATGGCGGGCGCCGACGCGCTGCGCGCCGAGGGGCAGGCCGGAGACGAGAACCGTAACGGCGCCAACATGGCCGCGCTGCTGCAGACGCTGGAGGCCAGCTGGGGCGACGTCGCGATGATGCTCTCGGTGCCCTACCAGGGACTGGGCAACGCGGCCATCTCCGCGGTCGCCACCGACGAGCAGCTCGAACGGCTCGGCAAGGTGTGGGCCGCGATGGCCATCACCGAGCCCGGCTTCGGCTCAGACTCGGCGGCGGTGTCGACGACCGCCAGGCTCGACGGCGACGAGTACGTCATCAACGGCGAAAAGATCTATGTCACAGCGGGTTCGCGCGCTACCCACATCGTCGTGTGGGCCACGCTGGACAAGTCGAAGGGCCGCGCGGCCATCAAGTCGTTCGTCGTCCCGCGCGAGCATCCCGGCGTCACCGTCGAGCGGCTCGAGCGCAAGCTCGGCATCAAGGGTTCCGACACCGCGGCGATCCGGTTCGACAACGTGCGGATCCCGAAGGAGAACATCCTCGGCAACCCCGAAATCGAAGAGGGCAAAGGCTTTTCGGGTGTGTTGGAGACCTTCGACAACACCCGGCCGATCGTGGCCGCCATGGCCATCGGTGTCGGCCGGGCCGCGCTGGAGGAGATCCGCAGGATCCTCACCGAGGCGGGGGTGGAGATCTCCTACGACCGCCCGTCGCACGCCCAGAGCGCCGCCGCCTCGGAGTTCCTGCGGATGGAGGCCGACTGGGAGGCCGCCTACCTGCTGGCGCTGCGCGCGGCCTGGCAGGCCGACAACAAGATCCCCAACTCCAAAGAGGCGTCCATGAGCAAGGCCAAGGCCGGCCGCATGGCCAGCGACGTGACGCTGAAGGCCGTCGAATTGGCCGGCACGGCAGGCTATTCCGAGCAGTCGCTGCTGGAGAAGTGGGCACGCGACTCGAAGATCCTCGACATCTTCGAGGGCACCCAGCAGATCCAGCAACTGGTGGTCGCCCGCCGCCTGCTGGGGTTGTCGTCGGCCGAGCTCAAGTAACCGGGACCGGCTGGGCGCTGGTGCGGGTCGCCGGCGCATTCCGAACCGAGATTAGGCTGTTCGACCATGCGCGCTATACGGGTGACCCGGCTTGACGGTCCGCATGCGGTCGAGTTGGCCGAGGTCGACGAACCCACCGGCGACGGCGTGGTGGTCGACGTGCACGCGGCAGGTGTGGCTTTTCCGGACGCTTTGCTCACCCGCGGCCTGTACCAGTACCGTCCGGATCCGCCGTTCGTGCTCGGGGCCGAGATCGCCGGCGTGGTCAGGTCGGCACCCGACGGCGCGCCGGTCGGCCCCGGTGACCGGGTGGTGGGCCTCACCATGCTCAGCGGCGGGATGGCCGAGGTTGCGGTGCTCTCCCCCGACCGCGTGTTCAAGCTGCCCGACAACGTCAGCTTCGAGGCCGGCGCCGGCCTGCTGTTCAACGACCTGACGGTGTACTTCGCGTTGACCGTCCGCGGGCGGTTGCAGCGCGGCGAGTCGGTGCTGGTGCACGGCGCGGCGGGCGGTATCGGGACGTCGACCCTGCGACTCGCGTCGGTGCTCGGGGCGGCGCGCACCGTCGCCGTGGTCAGCAACCAGGACAAGGCCCGGATCGCCACCGCGGCCGGCGCCACCGACGTGGTGCTGGCCGACGGTTTCAAGGATGCGGTGAAGGAGCTGACGGGCGGACGCGGCGTCGACATCGTCGTCGACCCGGTCGGCGGCGACCGGTTCACCGACTCCCTGCGCTCCCTGGCACCCGGCGGACGGCTGTTGGTCGTCGGCTTCACCGGCGGCGACATCCCCACGGTGAAGGTGAACCGGCTGCTGCTGAACAACATCGACGTCGTCGGCGTGGGGTGGGGCGCGTGGACGGGGACCCACCCGGGTGCGCTGGCCGAGCAGTGGGCCGGGCTCGAGCGGCTGCTGGCCTCCGGCGAGCTCGCACCCCCCGAGCCCGCGGTCTACCCGCTCGAGGACGCCGCCGCGGCGGTCGCGTCGCTGGAGAACCGCACCGCCGAGGGCAAGGTCGTTCTGCGCGTCCGCGATTGACGCGCGCCGGCTCTGTCACCGGTTGGCGGTCCTTGCGTCCGCCTCAAACCAAAAGTAATGTCACTTTCACTTCTGTTGGCCGAACGTGATGGGGAGCCGCATCGTGGAATCCTTCGTCCAGCTGCGTAAGGGCAAGACCCCGCGTCGCCTGCACGCCGACCTCGACGGGCTCAAGGACGACGAGCTGGGCCGGGGCGGTTTCACCGGCCGGACCGCCAACCTCTACCGCCGCCACGACCCCACCGCCTACCGGGCCGACGGGCCGCTGCGGCCCGTCGACGTGCTGGCGGGCGAGCTGAAACCGGCCGACGCCGCCGACTCCCGCGGCGAACCGCTGCCGCTGTTCGACAACGACGACTGCCGGATCATGCTGAGCCGCCGCCGAGATCCGATGCCGTTCTGGGTCCGCCACATCGACGGGGACCTGCTGTGCTTCGTGCATCGGGGCAGCGGCCTGGCCGAGACCGAGTTCGGGCCGCTGCGTTACCGCGAGGGCGACTGGGTGTACATCCCGAAAGCGTGCACCTGGCGTCAGCTTCCCGACAGCGAGACCACGATGCTGATGATCGAGACCACCGACGAGCTGCGGGTCCCCGCGCCGGGCGCCCTGGGCCGGCACTTCCCGTTCGACCCCGCGCAGGCCACCATCCCCGAGCCGGCCCCGGCCGACGACGACGGACGCGACGGCTACGAGGTTCGGCTTGTCCATAGAGGCGGGCCGACAACGCTTGTCTACGAACACAATCCGATCGACGTCGAGGGCTGGCGAGGCGACAATTTCGCGTTCACGTTCAACATCGCCGACTACAACGTCGTCACCTCCGACAGCGTCCACCTGCCGCCGACCGTGCACCTGTTCATGCAGGCGACCGGCGTCTACGTGATGAACTTCCTGCCCCGGCCCGCCGAGGGCGTGCCCGGCACCGAGCGCACGCCCTGGTATCACCGCAACGTCGACTACGACGAGATCGCCTTCTTCCACGGCGGCTCGCTGTACGGCATCCCGATGCCGCCCGGGCTCATTTCGCATGCGCCGCAGGGGGTTCACCACGGTGCGCCCGAGAAGGCGCGGGAACGGGCGCGTCGCAAGTTCGACGAATTCACCCGCGTCGACTGGCAGGTGATCGCCGTCGACACCCGGCGGCGGCTGACCCCGTCGGCCGAGGTGCTGGCCCACGACCTGGGACAACACTGACGATGCCGACTGCCGTGAAACACGAATACCAACGCATCCCCTACCTCGTCGCATTCTCGAACCACACGAACGTGCGCGACGTGTACGGCGGCCTGGCCGAGATCACGGTGCTGGAGAGCTATCTGCTCAAGCCGAAGGACAAGCCGTCGGACACCGTGCTGGTGTTCATGCACCCGATCGGCGGCGGCGCCTACCTGCCGATGATCAATGCGCTGGCCCGCGCGGGCCACCACGTCATCTACTGCAACAGCCGATTTCGGGGCACGGACTCCGCGCTGCTGATGGAGAAGGTGGTCGAGGACCTCGGCGAGTGCATCAAGGACGCCAAGAAACGGCTGGGCTACACCCGGGTGGTGCTGGCCGGGTGGAGTGGCGGGGGCTCACTCTCGGTGCTCTACCAGCAGCAGGCCCAGCACGCGACCATCACCTCCAGCCCGTCCGGCGACGGCCCGGACCTGACCGCCCTCGAACTGCCCGCCGCCGACGGCATCATGCTGCTGGCCGCGCACATCAGTCGGCACGGCACGCTGACGGAATGGATCGACGCGTCCATCCTCGACGAGTCCGATCCGACCAAACGCGACCCCGAGCTGGATCTGTACAACCCCGACAACCCCAACCAGCCGCCCTACAGCCAACAGTTCCTCGCCCGGTACCGGCAGGCCCAGATCGACCGGAACCGCCGCATCACCGCGTGGGTGAAGGACAAGCTCGCACAGCTGCGGGCCACGGGCCGCGCCGACGAGGAGTTCGGATTCGTGGTGCACGGCACCATGGCCGACCCGCGCTGGCTGGACCCGACCGTCGATCCCAACGAACGCACGCCGGGGACGTGCTATCTGGGGGATCCTCGGCTGGTGAACATGAGCCCGGTCGGGCTGGCCCGCTTCTCGACGTTGCGCGGCTGGCTGTCTCAGTGGAGCTACGACGACGCCCGCGGCGACGGGGTGCTCTGCGGGCCGGACATCGACGTGCCGGCGCTGGTGATCGGTAATCTTGCCGACGACGCCTGCACGCCGAGCCACACCCGGCGGCTCTTCCACGCGATCGGGCACCAGGACAAGGAGATGCACGAAATCCCCGGAGCCACACACTATTACGCGGGACCCGAACAGCGCGACAAGCTGCGCGCCGCCGTCGGCATCATCACCGACTGGCTCGTGCGCCACGACTTCGCGAGGCCGTGATGGCCGTGACGGGGCCACTGGACGGCATCCGGGTGCTCGAGCTGGGCACCCTGATCGCCGGCCCCTTCGCCGGCCGGCTGCTGGGCGACATGGGCGCCGACGTCATCAAGGTGGAGCCCCCCGGCGCCCCGGATCCGCTGCGCACCTGGGGGCAGGCCGAGGTCGACGGGCACCACGTCTTCTGGACGGTGCACGCGCGCAACAAACGCGCAGTCACGCTGGACCTGCGTCGCCCGCGCGGGCGAGAGCTGTTCTGTCAGCTCGTCGAGGTGTCCGACATCGTGGTGGAGAACTTCCGGCCCGGCACCCTGGAGAAATGGGACCTGGGCTACGACGCGCTCAGCGAACGCAACCCGCGGATCATCCTGGTCCGGGTATCGGGCTACGGGCAGAGCGGTCCCGACTCGCACAAGGCGGGCTACGCCTCGGTGGCCGAGGCGGCCAGCGGGCTGCGACACCTCAACGGTTTCCCCGGCGGGCCGCCGCCCAGGCTGGCGCTGTCGCTGGGCGACAGCCTGGCCGGCATGTTCGGTGCGCAGGGCGCGCTGGCCGCCCTGTACCGCCGCACCGTCACCGGGCGCGGCCAGGTGGTCGACGTCGCCCTGACCGAATCCTGTTTGGCCATCCAGGAATCCACCATCCCCGACTACGACGTCGGCGGCGTGGTGCGCGGACCGTCGGGCACCCGGCTCGAGGGCATCGCGCCGTCGAACATCTACCGCACCGCCGACGGCTCCTGGGTGGTGATCGCCGCCAACCAGGACACCGTGTTCACCCGGCTGTGCACGGCGATGGGCCGCCCGGAGCTGGCCGCCGACGACCGGTTCGCCACCCACGTCGCCCGCGGCCGCAACCAGGACGAGCTCGACAAGATCATCGGCGACTGGGCGGCCCGGCGCCAACCCGGCGAGATCACCGAAACACTGGGCGCCGCGGGCGTCATCACCGGCCCGATCAACACCGTCGCCGAGGTGGTCGCCGACCCGCAACTGCGGGCGCGCGGCATGTTGGTCGAGCACTACGACGAGCAGCTCCGGCGCAACGTGCTGGGCCCCGGTGTGGTGCCGGTGCTGTCGGAATCGCCCGGGGGGGTCCGCAACGCGGGCCCGGCGTGCCCCGGGCAACACAACGACGACGTCTACAGGGGGCTGCTCGGCAAGACCGCCGACGAGCTCGATGAGCTGCGGGGCCTGGGGGTCCTGTGAACCCGTCCGCCGACTTTCCCAAGCGGGTGGACATCCGCGAGGTGGCGCTGCGCGACGGCCTGCAGATCGAGGCGCCGATCCCGTTGGCGGCCAAGCTCGAGCTGCTGGCCGCGGTGGCCGCCACCGGCGTGCGCGAGGTGGAGGCCACGGCGTTCGTCTCGCCGTCGAAGGTCCCGTCCATGGCCGATGCCGCCGAGGTCGCCGCGAACCTGCACGCCTACCCCGACATCGAGTTCTCCGCGCTGGTGGCCGGCCCGGGCGGCGCCAGGCGTGCCGTCGCCGCCGGGCTGGGCTCGATCGAGTACGTGGTGGCGGCCGACGACACCTTCAGCAGGGCCAACGTCGGGCGCACCAGCGCCGAGGCCACCGAGGCGATCGCCGAGATCGTGGCCATCGCGCGCGACGCCGGCGTCACCGTGGAGGTCATCGTCGCCACCGCCTGGGATTCCCCGTTCGAGGGCCCGACGCCGCCGCAACGAGTGCTCGACGTCGCCGCCGTGGCCCGTGACCGGGGCGTGGACCGCTTCTGCGTCGCAGACACCATCGGCACGGCGACCCCGCGCAGGGTGAGTTCGCTGATCGCTTCGCTGCGCCCGGTGCTCGGGGACATGCCGCTGGGTGCGCATTTTCACAACACCCGGGGCGCGGGGCTGGCCTGCGCCTATGCGGCGGTCGAGTGCGGGGTCACCCGGCTGGACGCCTCGGCCGGCGGGCTGGGCGGCTGCCCGTTCGCCCCGGGTGCCACCGGCAACATCGCGACCGAGGATCTGGTCTACCTGCTGCGCGACTGCGGCGTCGACGTCGGCGTCGACCTGAACGCCGCCATCGCGGCCGCCGGGGTCGCGCGATCGGTCGTCGGCCACGACCTGCCGAGCGCGTTGTTGCGCGCGGGCGACCGGATCCGGAACTGATGCCGGCCGGGGCGCTGACCGCCAAAGGCCGCCAGACCAGGCAGGCCATCGAGCAGGCTGCGCGTAAGCTGTTCGCCGAGCGAGGTTTTCACGGCACGACGCTGGCCGACATCACCTCGGCGGCCGGAAAGTCACCCGCGGTGTTCTATCGGTACTTCGCCGACAAGGAAGACCTGCTGGCCGCGCTGGCCGAGTCTTTCCTGCACGGCGTGGTGGAGCCGTCCGGGCTGAGCCTCGCACTGCCCGAGTCGCCGGACGACGACGCCTTCTTCACCTCGGTGGTCACCGGCTACTGGAACATGTTCAAGCAGAACATCGGCATCATGATCGCGGTGGCGCAGCTGGCCGCGACGCAGCAGCGCTTCGCGGCCGTGCAGAACGAGTTTCGCCGCTTCGGCATGGACATCGTGTCCGCCTCGGTCCGCCGCGCGCAGCAGCAGGGTCACGGCACGGAGCTCGACCCGCAACACACGGCGGCGGCCATCGCGCTGTTGTTCGAGAACTTCACCACGGTGTTCGCAGGGCCTTCGGGCCCGCAGGGCCTGGGCCTGGGCCTGAAGATCAGCGACCGGGACGCCGTCGCGACCCTGTCGGCGGTCTGGAAGAAGACACTCTACGGTAGCTGAGGAGAGGATCAACGTGGATTTCACTCTGCCAGAACATCTTCCGGGTGTACTCGCCGAGATGGACGAATTCATCGAAGCCGAGATCAGGCCGCTGGAACGCGAGCACAGCCAGTATTTCGACAAGCGTCGCGAATACGCCCGCACCGACTGGGACAACGACGGCATCCCGACGCGCGAGTGGGAGGACCTGCTCGCAGAGATGCGCAGGCGCGCCGACAAGGCGGGCTGGCTGCGCTACGGGCTGCCCGCATCGCTGGGCGGGCGCGACGGCAGCAACGTCGACATGGCCGTCATCCGGGAACACTTGGCACACAAGGGGCTTGGCCTGCACAATGACCTGCAGAACGAGTCGTCGATCGTCGGGAACTTTCCGCAGGTGATCATGATGGAGCGGTTCGGCACCGACGAGCAACGCCGGGTCTGGTCGGAGGCGCTGATCACCGGGGAACGTTCCATGGCGTTCGGCCTGACCGAGCCGGCGCACGGCTCCGACGCGACGTGGCTGGAGACGACGGCCAAACAAGACGGGGACGGCTGGGTGATCAACGGCTCCAAGCGATTCAACACCGGGGTCCACCGCGCGACCCACGACCTCGTCTTCGCCCGCACCTCCGGCGAGGCGGGGCAGGCCCGCGGCATCACCGCGTTCCTGGTGCCGACGGACACGCCCGGTTTCACGATCCCCTACTACTGGTGGACCTTCAACATGCCCACCGACCACGGCGAGGTCGCGCTCACCGACGTTCGGGTGCCCACCGACGCGGTGCTCGGCGAGGTGGACCGCGGACTGGAGGTGGCGCAGACGTTCCTGCACGAGAACAGGATCCGGCAAGCGGCCAGCAGCCTGGGCGCCGCCCAATACTGCATCGACCGCGCCGCCGCCTACGCCGGGGAGCGCACCGTGTTCGGCAAGCCGCTGGCGATGAACCAGGCCGTGCAATGGCCGCTGGCAGAGCTGCAGACCGAGGCCCAGATGGTGCGGCTGCTCGTGGCCTATGCGGCCTGGCACCTGGACCGAGATCACCACATGGAGGTCTCGGACAAGGTGTCGATGGCCAACTACCGCGCCAACCGCCTGGTCTGCGACGCCGCCGACCGCGCCATGCAGATCTTCGGCGGCCTCGGCTACAGCCGCCACGAACCGTTCGAGCACATCTACCGCCACCACCGCCGTTACCGGATCACCGAGGGCGCCGAGGAGATCCAGATCCGCCGGGTGGCCCAGCGGCTGTTCGCGTTCGGCAAGAAGTGACCACCTCCGTCGAGGAGCTGACCACCCGCCTCGCCGCCGCGCTGGCGCCGGTGCTGGACGCCGACGTGCGCATCGAGAACCTGCGCGCGCTGACCGGCGGCGCGAGCCGCACCACGTGGGCCTTCGACGCGGTCACCCGACAACGGCGAAGCGCGCTGATCCTGCGGATCGGCCCACCCGACGACGTGCACGCCGGCATGGAACTCGAGGGCCGCGCGCAGGTGGCCGCCGCGGCCGCCGGGGCGCCGGTGCCCCGACTGCTCGTCGCGACCGATTCGCCCGCCGCGCTGGGCAATCCGTTCCTGATCTGCGCGGAGGTCAAGGGCGAGACCATCGTCCGGCGCATCGCGCGTCAGCTCGACGCCGCCGGCGGGCACGCGGCCCGGACCAGCCTGCTGCGGCAGTGCGCCCAGGCGCTGGCCGCCATCCACCGCGCCGACGCCGGCATCGCGGGCCTGACCCACGCGGACCAGCTCGGCGAATGGCGTGAGCGCCTCGACGCCATGAACGACACCACCGCCACGTTCGAATGGGCCTTTCGCTGGCTCGAGGCCAACCGGGCCCGGCAATCCCCGCCGTCGGCCCCGGTGCTGGTGCACGGCGACTACCGGATGGGCAACCTGATCGTCGACGGATCCGCCCTGGCCGCCGTACTGGACTGGGAGCTGGTCCATCTCGGTGAGGCGTACGAGGACCTGGCCTGGTTCTGCATCCGCGCCTGGCGGTTCGGCGCCCCGGCCAGCCTGGGGGCCGGCGGCCTCGGCAGCGTCGAGAACTTCCTGCGGGCCTACGAGGAGGCTCGCCCGACGACGCTGGACCGGGCGGCGTTTCACTGGTGGCTGGTGCTGGCGACGCTGCGCTGGGGTGTCATCTGCCGCTACCAGGCGGAGCGGCACCTGAGCGGCCAGTCCCGCTCGGTGGAGTTGGCGACCATCGGCCGCCGCGTCTGCGAGACCGAGTGGGACCTGCTCGACCTGCTGGAAGGGGCCCACCCGTGATCAGCGCCTACGGCCGCCCGCTGGCGGCCGAACTGGTGGCCGCGGTGGCCGAGTTCCTGGAAACCGACGTCCGCGCGGCCACCGAGGGACAGGTCAACTTCCACGCCCGGGTGGCCGCCAACGCGTTGCGCATCGTGGAGCGCGAACTGCTCGACGAGAGCGAGGAGGAGTCGCGCGCCGCGCTGGCCGGCCTCGGCGTGGCCGACGAGGAGCAACTCGCCGCGGCGATCCGGGCCGGCGACATGGACGGACGCGCCGCCGAGGTCACCGCGTGCCTGCGCGCCCTGGTGCGACGCCGGCTCGCGGTCGCCCACCCCGGATACGACACGCCGGATTACCGGACGGAATAGGAGCCGCACCATGCCCGCCACCGGACAAGCGGGGCAACAGGTTTCGCTGCGTGTTTGCATCGTGATCGGCGTGACCCCGGGCGGGCTGATCGATCGGATCGACGAGTACTTCGATCCCGCCGACATCGCGCCGTTGATCGACTAGTTTGGGCAGCGATGACGACTCTGGAAACTCTGCTGAACGATCCCGACCTGGCGGGCGTGTGGAACCTCGACCGGGACCGCTCGGCCGTCACCTTCAAGATCAGCAACATGTGGGGGCTGCTGAGGGTCAAGGGCCGCTTCACCGATTTCAGCGGCGACGGTCAATTGACCGGCGCCGGAGCGGTCTTCGGCCGCCTCGACATCCGTGCGGCGTCGCTGGACACCGGCATCGGCCGCCGCGACAAACACCTGCGGTCCGAGGACTTCTTCGACGTGGAGAAGTATCCCGAGATCAGCGTCGTCGTCACCGCGGTCGAACCCACCAAGGGCAGGGCCGCCCACCTGCGGGCCAACTTCACGATCAAAGGCGTCAGCGCGCCGGTGCCGCTGCCCGTCACGATCACCGAGCTCGACGACGGCTCGATCCGGTTCTCCGGTGCGACCGAGATCGTTCGGTCCCGGTTCGACATGGGCTGGAACAAGCTCGGGATGATGGGCGCGGCGGCGACGGCGGCGGCCGAAGCCGTCTTCGTGCGGGCACCCCAGTAAATCCGCCGCGGCACCAGTACCATCTGCACCGTGCCCGACTCCAGCCCCGATTCCACCGTCGTCCTGCGGATCCTGGTCTACAGCGACAACGCGAAGACCCGCCAAGAAGTGATAAGGGCGCTGGGCAAGCACCTGCACCCCGAGCTGCCTGAGCTGAGTTACGTCGAGGTGGCAACCGGCCCGATGGTCGTGCGCACGATGGACGAGGGCGGCATCGACCTGGCCATCCTGGACGGCGAGGCCACCCCCACCGGCGGCATGGGCATCGCCAAGCAGCTCAAGGACGAACTGGCGACCTGCCCCCCGATTCTGGTGCTCACCGGCCGTCCCGACGACGCCTGGCTGGCCAACTGGTCGCGGGCCGAAGCCGCGGTCTCGCACCCCATCGATCCCATCGTGCTGGGCCGCACGGTCCTCGGGCTGCTGCGCACGCCCACCCGCTAGCCGAGCCCCACCCGCAAAACGGCCTTCACCTGCGGAGATCCCGCCCGCCCGAACGCCCCCCGGCGGCGGCGCCGCACCGGGCGCGCCCGCATCGGCGCAGCACGCGGTTGCGGCGACACAAAAACCTGGCGAATACCCCACCCCGGCAAAGCGCACCCGCCGCCACGACGCTATGTTGTAGGTCACTGTGGTCCCACACAGCCTGAGTGGATCACAGCAGCCCGGCCACCCGCCCGGCCGCCCGCTCGGTTCGAGAAGGCGGCCCGTTACGACGGATCTTGGAGCGAGTTGAACGCCTACATACCCATCCTGGTGCTGGGAGCGATCGCGGCGGCCTTCGCCGTGGGCTCGGTGGTGATCGCCAGCCTCGCCGGACCCACTCGGTACAACCGCTCGAAGATGGCGGCCTACGAGTGCGGGATCGAGCCCACCGACTCCCCGGTCAGCGGCCCGCATGCGGCGAGCGGCCAGCGTTTCCCGGTGAAGTATTACCTGACCGCAATGTTGTTTATCGTCTTCGACATCGAAATCGTGTTCTTGTATCCCTGGGCGGTCAGCTACGACTCGCTGGGCACGTTCGCGTTGGTCGAGATGGTGGTGTTCATGCTCACGGTTTTCGTGGCCTACGCCTACGTGTGGCGTCGCGGCGGCCTGACGTGGGATTGAGGTAGGACGTGGGTCTCGAGGAACAGCTCCCCGGCGGGATTCTGCTGTCAACGGTCGAGAAGGTCGCGGGCTACGTGCGCAAGAACTCGCTGTGGCCGGCCACTTTCGGGTTGGCGTGCTGCGCCATCGAGATGATGGCAACCGCCGGACCGAGATTCGACATCGCCCGGTTCGGCATGGAGCGGTTCTCCGCGACGCCGCGGCAGGCCGACCTGATGATCGTCGCCGGGCGGGTCAGCCAGAAGATGGCGCCGGTGCTGCGGCAGATCTATGACCAGATGGCCGAGCCGAAATGGGTGCTGGCCATGGGTGTCTGCGCATCGTCGGGCGGCATGTTCAACAACTACGCCGTGGTGCAGGGAGTCGACCACGTGGTGCCGGTCGACATCTACCTGCCCGGCTGCCCGCCGCGGCCGGAGATGCTGCTGCACGCGATCCTCAAGCTGCACGAGAAGATTCAACAGATGCCGCTCGGCGTCAACCGGGAGACCGCCATCGCCGAAGCCGAGCAGGCGGCGCTGGCGGCCACGCCCACGATCGAGATGCGCGGGCTGCTGAGATGAGCTCGCCGGAGCAGGATCCGCAGGAGGCTTCGGCCCAGCCCGGCGACGAGGTGATCGAGGTGCGCCGCGGCATGTTCGGCGCCAAGGGTTCCGGCGACACGTCGGGCTACGGACGCCTGGTGCGCGAGGTCGCGCTTCCGGGCAGCAGCCCCCGCCCCTACGGCCGCTACTTCGACGACGTCGTCGACGGGCTGGCCCTGTCACTGGAAAACGGCGGTGTCGAATTCACCGACGCGATTGAAAAAGTCGTGGTCTACCGCGACGAGCTGACCCTGCACGTGCGACGCGAGAAGCTTCCGCAGGTGGCCAAGCTCATCCGCGACGAGCCCGGTCTGCGTTTCGAGATGTGCCTGGGCGTCAGCGGAGTGCACTACCCGCACGAGACGGGACGCGAACTGCACGCCGTCTATCCGCTGCAGTCGATCACGCACAACCGGCGCGTCCGTCTGGAAGTGGCTGCGCCGGACGAGG
Proteins encoded in this region:
- a CDS encoding acyl-CoA dehydrogenase family protein, encoding MAINLELPRKLQSVVVTTHQGAAELMRPIGRKYDLAEHAYPVELDTLFSMFEGASASNDMAGADALRAEGQAGDENRNGANMAALLQTLEASWGDVAMMLSVPYQGLGNAAISAVATDEQLERLGKVWAAMAITEPGFGSDSAAVSTTARLDGDEYVINGEKIYVTAGSRATHIVVWATLDKSKGRAAIKSFVVPREHPGVTVERLERKLGIKGSDTAAIRFDNVRIPKENILGNPEIEEGKGFSGVLETFDNTRPIVAAMAIGVGRAALEEIRRILTEAGVEISYDRPSHAQSAAASEFLRMEADWEAAYLLALRAAWQADNKIPNSKEASMSKAKAGRMASDVTLKAVELAGTAGYSEQSLLEKWARDSKILDIFEGTQQIQQLVVARRLLGLSSAELK
- a CDS encoding NADPH:quinone oxidoreductase family protein is translated as MRAIRVTRLDGPHAVELAEVDEPTGDGVVVDVHAAGVAFPDALLTRGLYQYRPDPPFVLGAEIAGVVRSAPDGAPVGPGDRVVGLTMLSGGMAEVAVLSPDRVFKLPDNVSFEAGAGLLFNDLTVYFALTVRGRLQRGESVLVHGAAGGIGTSTLRLASVLGAARTVAVVSNQDKARIATAAGATDVVLADGFKDAVKELTGGRGVDIVVDPVGGDRFTDSLRSLAPGGRLLVVGFTGGDIPTVKVNRLLLNNIDVVGVGWGAWTGTHPGALAEQWAGLERLLASGELAPPEPAVYPLEDAAAAVASLENRTAEGKVVLRVRD
- a CDS encoding homogentisate 1,2-dioxygenase produces the protein MESFVQLRKGKTPRRLHADLDGLKDDELGRGGFTGRTANLYRRHDPTAYRADGPLRPVDVLAGELKPADAADSRGEPLPLFDNDDCRIMLSRRRDPMPFWVRHIDGDLLCFVHRGSGLAETEFGPLRYREGDWVYIPKACTWRQLPDSETTMLMIETTDELRVPAPGALGRHFPFDPAQATIPEPAPADDDGRDGYEVRLVHRGGPTTLVYEHNPIDVEGWRGDNFAFTFNIADYNVVTSDSVHLPPTVHLFMQATGVYVMNFLPRPAEGVPGTERTPWYHRNVDYDEIAFFHGGSLYGIPMPPGLISHAPQGVHHGAPEKARERARRKFDEFTRVDWQVIAVDTRRRLTPSAEVLAHDLGQH
- a CDS encoding alpha/beta hydrolase — encoded protein: MKHEYQRIPYLVAFSNHTNVRDVYGGLAEITVLESYLLKPKDKPSDTVLVFMHPIGGGAYLPMINALARAGHHVIYCNSRFRGTDSALLMEKVVEDLGECIKDAKKRLGYTRVVLAGWSGGGSLSVLYQQQAQHATITSSPSGDGPDLTALELPAADGIMLLAAHISRHGTLTEWIDASILDESDPTKRDPELDLYNPDNPNQPPYSQQFLARYRQAQIDRNRRITAWVKDKLAQLRATGRADEEFGFVVHGTMADPRWLDPTVDPNERTPGTCYLGDPRLVNMSPVGLARFSTLRGWLSQWSYDDARGDGVLCGPDIDVPALVIGNLADDACTPSHTRRLFHAIGHQDKEMHEIPGATHYYAGPEQRDKLRAAVGIITDWLVRHDFARP
- a CDS encoding CaiB/BaiF CoA transferase family protein encodes the protein MAVTGPLDGIRVLELGTLIAGPFAGRLLGDMGADVIKVEPPGAPDPLRTWGQAEVDGHHVFWTVHARNKRAVTLDLRRPRGRELFCQLVEVSDIVVENFRPGTLEKWDLGYDALSERNPRIILVRVSGYGQSGPDSHKAGYASVAEAASGLRHLNGFPGGPPPRLALSLGDSLAGMFGAQGALAALYRRTVTGRGQVVDVALTESCLAIQESTIPDYDVGGVVRGPSGTRLEGIAPSNIYRTADGSWVVIAANQDTVFTRLCTAMGRPELAADDRFATHVARGRNQDELDKIIGDWAARRQPGEITETLGAAGVITGPINTVAEVVADPQLRARGMLVEHYDEQLRRNVLGPGVVPVLSESPGGVRNAGPACPGQHNDDVYRGLLGKTADELDELRGLGVL
- a CDS encoding hydroxymethylglutaryl-CoA lyase — translated: MNPSADFPKRVDIREVALRDGLQIEAPIPLAAKLELLAAVAATGVREVEATAFVSPSKVPSMADAAEVAANLHAYPDIEFSALVAGPGGARRAVAAGLGSIEYVVAADDTFSRANVGRTSAEATEAIAEIVAIARDAGVTVEVIVATAWDSPFEGPTPPQRVLDVAAVARDRGVDRFCVADTIGTATPRRVSSLIASLRPVLGDMPLGAHFHNTRGAGLACAYAAVECGVTRLDASAGGLGGCPFAPGATGNIATEDLVYLLRDCGVDVGVDLNAAIAAAGVARSVVGHDLPSALLRAGDRIRN
- a CDS encoding TetR/AcrR family transcriptional regulator; the protein is MPAGALTAKGRQTRQAIEQAARKLFAERGFHGTTLADITSAAGKSPAVFYRYFADKEDLLAALAESFLHGVVEPSGLSLALPESPDDDAFFTSVVTGYWNMFKQNIGIMIAVAQLAATQQRFAAVQNEFRRFGMDIVSASVRRAQQQGHGTELDPQHTAAAIALLFENFTTVFAGPSGPQGLGLGLKISDRDAVATLSAVWKKTLYGS